The Caldicellulosiruptor changbaiensis genome has a segment encoding these proteins:
- the pulA gene encoding type I pullulanase: protein MIKINLSKRLTALLITLTFLVSIVLPLSTLAASEKTTLIIHYYRYNEDYQGWNLWIWPVEPVGAEGKAYEFTSKDDFGVKAVVELPGKITKVGIIVRKGNWEAKDVAFDRFISNINGTKEVWLIEGEEQIYTSQPQKTPKMTAFIDGLNTIVVKLAKKADILPNNKTQGFKVTAFYEEIPIKKVEPVLPKINKNFKPEEAGYELIDGGTKVRFILKPGAGDFKFTDTTGKLDVYVSGTMNDWGGTASPEGKYKPLPEWKMTWNAQKGYYELVKELGKDGVVIGAKFKFTSWDGTSAKWYPDGMGNDKVIEELYTGNEKITKVDTFKITTEEELEPQVPYVISKDGFKSAIAQARDILDNPKYYYKGNDLGLVYTKSYSTFRLWAPTAIAVILRLYDDYKTTKYKEYEMEQSVNGTWYLKIKGDLKGKYYQYEVWHASNSLTDDSIRKYVVPDPYSRATSANSERTLIFDPKDTNPVGWEKDTFIKLENQEDAIIYETHVRDFTIDASSGIRPEFRGKYLGFTQTGTKGPNGVKTGIDHLKELGITHVHLLPTYDFGSVDETNPDKSYNWGYDPVLYQNVEGSYATNPNTIARIKEYKQMVMALHKAGIGVIQDVVFNHTFQIGDAKFSIFDKIVPGYFYRKDKDGNYSNASGCGNEVATEKPMVRKFIIDTLVYLTKEYHIDGFRFDLMAAINRVTMAKAQEEVRKINPSAVIYGEGWMAGASPLDPSLRMEIGSFNQAGLHIGLFNDRIREAIRGNLDNESKGFMQGNYSYRLEDLKRGIQGGLGDFAKDPDECINYVSAHDNLTLWDKLQKSVPNEPDYIKDKMGRLANAIVLTAQGVPFLHGGVEFNRTKYMNNNSYNAGDKINKYDWSLKAKWINTFKYYQGLITLRKAHPAFRMTTAADIQKYLTFIQTPKGTLGYRLTYPKDTWNDIIVVYNSTKKVQEVTLPEGNWVVVANGDEVGTTPIKNLTNFVAGKALVAPISMFVAYKSNEFPQGFTKVTGKDPVSLESSSTVAVPKVYGNGNIEVTFKVKVPAGTDDDVIYLAGSFGKAGLSDWNPGDKDGAIELVRLQDGTYTVTVKLNAGETFEYKYTRGSWSTVEKGANKEEIENRKLTVKDEGGGKMTVNDTVLNWADK from the coding sequence ATGATTAAAATTAATTTAAGCAAACGTTTGACAGCACTATTAATTACTTTGACGTTTTTAGTATCAATTGTTTTGCCACTTTCAACTCTTGCTGCAAGTGAAAAGACCACATTAATTATTCACTACTACCGTTATAATGAAGACTATCAGGGCTGGAACCTCTGGATTTGGCCTGTTGAGCCGGTTGGGGCAGAAGGGAAAGCGTATGAGTTTACTTCTAAAGATGACTTTGGTGTGAAAGCAGTTGTAGAGCTTCCTGGCAAAATAACTAAAGTGGGTATTATCGTAAGAAAGGGCAATTGGGAAGCAAAAGATGTTGCATTTGACAGATTCATCTCTAACATCAACGGAACAAAAGAGGTTTGGCTAATTGAAGGAGAAGAGCAAATCTACACATCCCAGCCTCAAAAAACTCCTAAGATGACAGCTTTCATTGATGGACTTAATACAATCGTTGTAAAGCTTGCGAAGAAAGCAGATATTCTTCCAAATAACAAAACTCAAGGGTTCAAAGTTACGGCATTTTATGAAGAAATTCCTATCAAAAAAGTTGAGCCAGTTTTGCCCAAGATAAATAAGAATTTTAAGCCAGAAGAAGCAGGGTATGAGCTCATTGATGGCGGCACAAAAGTGAGATTTATCTTAAAACCAGGTGCAGGTGATTTTAAGTTCACAGATACAACTGGTAAACTTGATGTATACGTATCAGGAACTATGAACGACTGGGGCGGAACAGCTTCTCCAGAAGGAAAATATAAACCACTTCCTGAATGGAAAATGACATGGAATGCGCAGAAAGGGTACTATGAGCTTGTAAAAGAACTTGGCAAAGACGGCGTTGTAATTGGTGCTAAGTTCAAGTTCACATCATGGGATGGTACATCTGCAAAGTGGTACCCAGATGGAATGGGAAATGACAAAGTAATTGAGGAACTTTACACAGGAAATGAGAAGATAACAAAAGTTGACACTTTCAAGATTACAACTGAAGAGGAACTTGAGCCACAGGTTCCATATGTTATTTCTAAAGATGGTTTTAAATCTGCAATTGCTCAGGCAAGAGACATATTGGACAATCCAAAATATTATTACAAAGGAAATGACCTTGGGCTTGTGTATACAAAGAGTTATTCTACATTTAGACTTTGGGCGCCAACTGCAATAGCAGTTATTTTAAGACTTTATGACGATTACAAAACCACAAAATACAAAGAGTATGAAATGGAGCAGTCTGTGAACGGTACTTGGTACCTTAAGATAAAAGGTGATTTGAAAGGAAAGTACTATCAGTACGAAGTTTGGCATGCATCAAATTCTTTAACTGATGACTCAATCAGAAAATATGTTGTACCAGATCCATATTCAAGAGCAACCTCTGCGAACTCTGAAAGAACTTTAATTTTTGACCCCAAAGATACAAATCCAGTTGGTTGGGAAAAAGATACATTTATAAAGCTTGAAAACCAAGAAGATGCAATAATTTATGAGACGCATGTTAGAGACTTTACAATAGATGCTTCAAGTGGAATAAGGCCAGAGTTTAGAGGCAAGTACTTAGGCTTTACTCAAACAGGTACAAAAGGACCAAATGGCGTGAAAACAGGTATTGACCATTTGAAAGAGCTTGGTATAACCCATGTACATCTGCTTCCAACATATGACTTTGGTTCGGTTGATGAGACAAATCCTGACAAAAGCTATAACTGGGGATATGATCCTGTTTTGTATCAAAATGTTGAAGGTTCATATGCTACAAATCCAAATACAATTGCAAGAATTAAAGAGTACAAACAGATGGTTATGGCTCTGCACAAGGCAGGAATAGGTGTTATTCAAGACGTTGTATTTAACCACACATTCCAGATAGGAGATGCTAAATTCTCAATTTTTGACAAGATAGTGCCGGGATACTTTTACAGAAAAGACAAAGATGGTAACTACTCAAATGCATCTGGTTGTGGCAACGAAGTTGCAACCGAAAAACCAATGGTCAGAAAGTTTATAATTGATACATTGGTGTACCTCACAAAAGAATATCATATAGATGGTTTCAGATTCGACTTAATGGCAGCAATAAACAGGGTTACTATGGCAAAAGCACAAGAAGAAGTAAGAAAAATTAATCCGTCAGCAGTAATTTATGGTGAAGGTTGGATGGCAGGTGCATCACCGCTTGACCCGTCACTTAGAATGGAAATAGGCTCATTCAACCAGGCAGGACTACACATAGGGCTATTTAATGACAGGATTAGAGAGGCTATAAGGGGTAATCTTGACAACGAGTCCAAGGGCTTTATGCAGGGGAACTATTCTTACAGGCTTGAGGACCTGAAAAGAGGTATCCAAGGCGGACTTGGTGACTTTGCAAAAGACCCTGATGAGTGTATTAACTATGTTTCAGCACATGACAACCTAACACTGTGGGACAAACTTCAAAAGAGTGTTCCAAATGAACCAGATTATATCAAAGATAAGATGGGTAGACTTGCAAATGCAATCGTTTTGACAGCACAAGGTGTTCCATTCTTACACGGTGGAGTTGAATTCAACAGAACAAAATATATGAATAACAACTCATACAATGCAGGTGACAAAATAAACAAGTATGACTGGAGCTTAAAAGCAAAATGGATTAATACTTTCAAGTATTATCAAGGTTTGATTACTCTCAGAAAGGCGCATCCTGCATTTAGGATGACAACAGCAGCAGATATTCAAAAGTATTTAACATTTATCCAAACACCAAAAGGAACGTTAGGCTATAGACTGACATATCCAAAAGATACATGGAATGACATTATAGTTGTTTACAACTCAACAAAGAAAGTACAAGAGGTCACACTGCCAGAGGGGAACTGGGTTGTTGTTGCAAATGGAGATGAAGTTGGCACAACACCAATTAAGAATCTTACAAACTTTGTTGCTGGCAAAGCATTGGTTGCACCAATTTCAATGTTTGTTGCATACAAGAGCAATGAATTTCCACAAGGTTTTACTAAGGTAACTGGTAAGGACCCTGTATCATTAGAAAGCTCAAGCACAGTAGCAGTTCCAAAAGTTTATGGTAATGGAAATATTGAAGTCACATTTAAAGTAAAGGTACCAGCTGGGACAGATGATGATGTTATCTATTTGGCAGGTTCGTTTGGAAAAGCTGGACTTTCTGACTGGAATCCAGGAGATAAGGATGGAGCAATAGAACTTGTAAGACTGCAAGACGGAACATATACTGTGACTGTTAAACTTAACGCAGGTGAAACATTCGAATATAAATACACAAGAGGTAGCTGGTCTACAGTCGAGAAAGGTGCAAATAAAGAAGAGATAGAGAACAGAAAACTAACAGTTAAAGATGAAGGCGGCGGGAAGATGACGGTCAACGACACGGTTTTGAACTGGGCTGATAAATGA
- a CDS encoding endonuclease III domain-containing protein, which produces MNSEKGSFRPKDVNLSRKLYEIFQRLYEFWGPQNWWPAETKFEMVVGAILTQNTSWSSVEKAISNLKKANILSIEGILQTPDEILAQLIRPTGYYNQKAKRLKDFCSFLKNEFNFDLQKLFSLEIPELREKLLSQKGIGYETADSIILYGAEKPIFVVDAYTKRLFFRLGLIESEKIEYNQLQSIIMENLEPQTSLFNEFHALIVKHCKEICKNKKPECKKCCLHKMCEAGTFK; this is translated from the coding sequence ATGAACTCCGAAAAAGGCTCTTTCCGACCAAAAGATGTAAATCTTTCTCGGAAGTTATATGAAATATTCCAAAGACTATACGAATTTTGGGGCCCTCAAAACTGGTGGCCAGCTGAAACAAAGTTTGAGATGGTTGTTGGCGCAATCTTGACTCAAAATACATCGTGGAGTTCAGTTGAAAAAGCCATTTCAAATCTCAAAAAAGCAAATATTCTGTCAATTGAAGGAATTCTGCAAACTCCTGACGAAATATTAGCTCAGCTAATTCGTCCAACAGGTTATTACAATCAAAAAGCTAAAAGATTAAAAGATTTTTGTAGTTTCTTGAAAAACGAATTTAATTTTGACTTGCAAAAGCTTTTTAGCCTTGAAATTCCAGAACTGAGAGAGAAATTGCTCTCACAAAAAGGTATAGGATATGAAACTGCTGACAGTATAATACTCTATGGAGCTGAAAAGCCTATTTTTGTTGTTGACGCTTATACAAAAAGGCTTTTTTTCAGGCTTGGCTTGATAGAAAGTGAAAAAATTGAATATAACCAGCTGCAATCTATTATTATGGAAAATTTAGAACCTCAAACATCTTTGTTCAACGAGTTTCATGCACTTATTGTAAAACACTGTAAAGAGATTTGTAAGAATAAAAAGCCTGAATGCAAAAAGTGTTGCTTACACAAAATGTGCGAGGCTGGCACTTTTAAATAA
- a CDS encoding extracellular solute-binding protein, translating into MKSFKKWVALCLVITFTLSVCIISLHSEKAFSSSATSGTKKIVFWHIQTNEDAKKVIQKAVDRFMAANPGVKVEVVPLQNDAFKTKLKIAMGANQAPDVFPTWGGGQFYEYIKSGKVKDITAYMNENNYKNRFLDGAISMVTFDKKIWAVPVENVAIAIVLYNKEIFKKYSLKVPTTYDELLNIVKKLKAKGIAPFALANKTKWPGSMFYMYLVDRLGGPSVFERAATRKGGSFEDPVFIKAGEMLQELVKLGAFAKGYNGLDYDTGQSRMLLYAGKAAMELMGSWEISVIKSENKKFYDNNLDFFPFPAIKGGKGDPNNVVGTLGDNFYAISSRCKYPKEAFKMIQYLIDDQSVKERIQIGRIPPVKGVKLDDPKLQKLNSIISKAKHVQLWYDQYLPPQLAEVHKDTCQAMFGLTMTPKAAAQKMEKTAKEVFGK; encoded by the coding sequence GTGAAGAGTTTTAAAAAGTGGGTTGCGTTATGTTTAGTTATTACTTTCACTTTAAGCGTATGCATTATTTCATTGCATTCTGAAAAGGCTTTCAGTAGTTCTGCAACAAGTGGGACAAAGAAGATTGTATTCTGGCACATTCAGACAAACGAAGATGCAAAGAAAGTTATTCAAAAGGCGGTTGACCGCTTTATGGCAGCAAACCCTGGGGTAAAAGTAGAAGTTGTTCCTCTACAAAATGATGCATTCAAGACTAAATTGAAAATTGCAATGGGTGCAAATCAAGCTCCAGATGTTTTCCCCACATGGGGTGGAGGACAGTTTTACGAATACATCAAAAGTGGAAAAGTAAAAGATATAACTGCTTATATGAATGAAAACAACTACAAGAACAGATTTTTAGATGGTGCTATCAGCATGGTAACATTTGATAAAAAAATTTGGGCTGTTCCAGTTGAAAATGTGGCAATAGCAATTGTTCTATATAACAAAGAGATCTTCAAAAAATATTCCCTAAAGGTTCCAACTACTTATGATGAACTATTAAACATTGTTAAAAAACTGAAGGCAAAGGGAATAGCTCCATTTGCTTTAGCGAACAAGACAAAGTGGCCTGGTTCAATGTTTTACATGTATCTTGTTGACAGGTTAGGAGGTCCTTCAGTTTTTGAAAGAGCAGCTACCAGAAAAGGCGGAAGCTTTGAAGACCCTGTATTTATCAAGGCAGGAGAAATGCTACAAGAACTTGTTAAGTTAGGAGCATTTGCAAAAGGCTATAATGGACTTGACTACGACACAGGTCAATCAAGAATGCTTTTATATGCAGGCAAAGCTGCTATGGAGCTCATGGGTTCATGGGAGATTTCTGTTATAAAGAGTGAAAATAAAAAGTTCTATGATAACAATTTAGATTTCTTCCCATTCCCGGCAATCAAGGGTGGTAAAGGCGATCCAAACAATGTTGTTGGTACATTGGGTGACAACTTCTACGCTATTTCAAGTAGGTGTAAATATCCAAAAGAGGCATTTAAAATGATTCAGTACTTGATTGATGACCAGTCTGTAAAGGAAAGAATTCAGATTGGAAGAATTCCTCCTGTAAAGGGTGTAAAGCTGGATGATCCAAAACTTCAAAAATTAAATAGCATAATAAGTAAAGCGAAACATGTCCAGCTATGGTATGACCAATATCTGCCACCACAATTGGCTGAGGTTCACAAGGATACATGCCAGGCAATGTTTGGACTTACAATGACACCGAAGGCTGCAGCTCAAAAGATGGAAAAGACAGCTAAAGAAGTATTTGGTAAGTAA
- a CDS encoding S-layer homology domain-containing protein yields the protein MIKGDGKNINPQKNTTRAEAAQLIYRVFFKLE from the coding sequence TTGATAAAAGGTGATGGGAAGAATATAAATCCTCAGAAGAACACAACACGTGCAGAAGCCGCTCAACTGATTTATAGAGTCTTTTTCAAGTTAGAGTAA
- a CDS encoding carbohydrate ABC transporter permease, with product MTKAKDHSISEKLGIVLFLLPTLIFIGIYIVYPIIMSFWLSFYEWDGISPKKEFVKFKNWSALFTDSVFWHSLTNNIKIIILSLLIQIPLAILIAIIIDRGGKKFDIFKSLFYLPMLMSSVAIGVLFKYVYDPQFGLISAILNLLHLENLAKDWLGDPSIALYSVIAVICWQYIPFYMIFFIAAISNIPQELYEAAKIDGATQTQYFWKIEIPLLLPSIKTACILSLIGSLKYFDLIYVMTEGGPAGATELMATYMYKNAFASFKMGYGSTIASAMFIIITTAGLIAYFATRQKEA from the coding sequence ATGACTAAGGCAAAAGACCACAGTATTTCAGAAAAGTTGGGTATAGTTCTATTTTTGCTTCCCACATTAATTTTTATCGGTATTTATATAGTCTATCCAATCATAATGTCTTTTTGGCTAAGTTTTTACGAGTGGGATGGAATTTCGCCAAAAAAAGAATTTGTGAAATTTAAAAATTGGTCAGCTCTTTTTACTGACAGTGTATTTTGGCATTCGTTAACTAACAATATAAAAATAATAATACTCTCTCTTTTGATTCAGATCCCACTTGCTATTTTAATTGCAATTATAATAGACAGAGGAGGCAAGAAATTTGATATCTTCAAATCTCTCTTTTACTTACCTATGCTAATGTCCTCAGTCGCAATAGGTGTTCTTTTTAAATATGTTTATGACCCTCAATTTGGTTTAATTTCTGCAATTTTAAATCTACTTCACTTAGAGAATTTAGCCAAAGACTGGCTTGGAGACCCTTCAATAGCGCTATACTCTGTAATTGCTGTTATATGTTGGCAGTATATTCCATTTTACATGATATTCTTTATAGCTGCTATATCAAATATTCCTCAGGAGCTTTATGAAGCAGCTAAAATAGATGGTGCAACGCAAACTCAGTATTTTTGGAAGATTGAGATACCTTTACTGCTGCCTTCTATAAAAACAGCGTGTATACTTTCATTAATTGGGTCTTTGAAATATTTCGATTTGATATACGTTATGACAGAAGGTGGACCAGCTGGAGCAACTGAGCTTATGGCAACATACATGTACAAGAATGCTTTTGCTTCATTTAAGATGGGCTATGGTAGTACAATAGCTTCAGCAATGTTCATCATTATAACCACTGCAGGACTTATTGCATACTTTGCAACAAGACAAAAAGAAGCTTAA
- a CDS encoding carbohydrate ABC transporter permease, giving the protein MRKGKDYILFNIIGYIFITIIGMFTFIPFVVLVVSSFASENYIINHGYTLIPGEFSLNAYKLIFQNPQRIIRAYIITIIVTAVGTSLSLFLSTMAAYVMYRKDVKYRNALAFFLYFTTLFNGGLAPYYIILANYYHLKNNVLVLILVPLFNVFYILILRNFIRGSIPDSLIESAKIDGAGDFTIFLRIVLPLSKPALASIGLFIALNYWNDWWTPMMFIEKQNLYPLQYTLYLILSSVNVAANILQNVVRIDMPKETLKLAMTVVATGPIIFLYPFVQRYFVRGITLGAVKG; this is encoded by the coding sequence TTGAGAAAAGGCAAAGATTATATACTATTTAACATAATTGGATATATATTTATCACCATAATTGGAATGTTTACATTTATACCTTTTGTAGTTCTTGTTGTGAGTTCTTTTGCTTCTGAAAACTATATTATCAATCACGGTTATACACTAATTCCAGGAGAGTTTTCGCTTAATGCCTACAAACTGATCTTCCAAAATCCTCAGAGAATAATAAGAGCTTATATAATAACAATTATAGTTACAGCAGTTGGTACAAGCTTATCTCTTTTCTTATCAACAATGGCTGCATATGTTATGTATAGAAAAGACGTAAAATACAGAAACGCTTTGGCTTTTTTCCTTTACTTTACAACACTTTTTAACGGCGGTCTTGCACCTTACTACATTATTCTTGCAAATTACTATCATCTTAAGAACAACGTACTGGTTTTAATATTAGTACCACTTTTCAATGTATTTTACATTTTGATTTTGCGAAACTTTATACGAGGTTCTATTCCAGATTCATTAATTGAGTCAGCAAAGATTGACGGAGCAGGAGACTTTACAATATTTCTAAGGATAGTATTGCCACTTTCAAAACCAGCTTTAGCATCCATTGGACTTTTCATTGCACTAAACTATTGGAACGACTGGTGGACGCCTATGATGTTCATTGAAAAACAAAATCTATACCCACTTCAGTATACATTGTATCTAATTTTATCCAGCGTGAATGTTGCTGCTAATATCCTTCAAAATGTTGTTCGAATAGACATGCCAAAAGAGACATTAAAGCTTGCCATGACTGTTGTTGCAACAGGGCCTATAATCTTCTTGTATCCTTTTGTCCAAAGATACTTTGTACGTGGTATAACTCTTGGTGCAGTAAAGGGTTAA
- a CDS encoding ABC transporter permease gives MQKNGFWQEIKKNKVLYLMFLPVGIYYILFAYIPMGGIILAFKEFNYRDGILFSPWNGFKNFEYFFSSGRAWLVTKNTILYNLAFLAAYTVFSVACAIAIAELAGKIYKKFIQSVMFLPYFVSWVVVSAMMYNFFNYDYGLINTVIKNFGGQPIDIYSNPIYWYFLLPMLYVWKWVGYGSVLYLAAIMGFDEECYEAAIIDGANIFQRIFYITIPMLKPTMIILILLALGRILRGEFDMFYQIIGNNGLLLDYTDIIDTLVFRSLMQVQDIGMASAAGAYQSVLCFVIIMVVNWLVRRYDKDYALF, from the coding sequence TTGCAAAAAAACGGATTTTGGCAAGAAATCAAAAAGAACAAAGTTTTATATTTGATGTTTTTACCAGTCGGAATTTACTATATTTTATTTGCTTACATACCGATGGGTGGAATAATCTTAGCGTTTAAAGAATTTAACTACAGGGACGGCATACTGTTTAGCCCATGGAATGGATTTAAGAACTTTGAGTATTTTTTCTCATCGGGAAGAGCATGGCTTGTCACAAAAAATACTATTCTTTATAATTTGGCTTTTTTAGCTGCTTATACAGTCTTTTCAGTGGCGTGCGCTATTGCTATTGCTGAGCTTGCCGGAAAGATTTACAAAAAGTTTATACAATCTGTAATGTTTTTGCCATACTTTGTATCGTGGGTTGTTGTTTCTGCAATGATGTACAACTTCTTCAACTATGACTATGGTCTTATTAACACAGTAATTAAGAATTTTGGAGGCCAGCCAATAGATATCTATTCAAATCCGATTTATTGGTATTTTCTCCTACCAATGCTATATGTTTGGAAATGGGTTGGTTATGGAAGTGTGCTTTATTTAGCAGCGATAATGGGGTTTGATGAAGAGTGTTATGAAGCTGCTATAATTGATGGAGCAAACATATTCCAAAGAATATTTTATATAACAATTCCAATGTTAAAACCTACTATGATAATCTTGATTTTACTTGCACTGGGTAGAATTTTGCGTGGCGAGTTTGACATGTTCTACCAGATAATAGGGAACAATGGTCTTCTTCTTGACTATACAGACATCATCGACACATTGGTGTTCAGAAGCCTCATGCAAGTTCAAGACATCGGCATGGCATCAGCTGCGGGTGCATATCAATCTGTGCTTTGCTTTGTAATTATTATGGTTGTTAACTGGCTTGTAAGAAGATACGATAAAGACTATGCACTGTTCTAA
- a CDS encoding S-layer homology domain-containing protein yields the protein MCSFLLALIFIISFVYLLLPVKVFADNLVQIKKQINIKVDPIGTKDLKTEVASNFIVVKPNNQYYKEIGIAKSLGVAKGRGNKLRPGDYLTRQDMFVLTKRALEIAQEPLSKADTEVITKFADANKVSDYAKNSTAILIANV from the coding sequence ATGTGTTCATTTCTTCTTGCCTTGATTTTTATTATTTCTTTTGTATATCTTCTACTTCCTGTAAAGGTGTTTGCCGATAACTTAGTTCAGATTAAAAAGCAAATAAATATAAAAGTTGACCCCATTGGAACTAAAGATTTAAAAACTGAGGTAGCTTCGAATTTTATAGTTGTAAAACCAAATAACCAATATTATAAAGAGATTGGAATTGCGAAAAGTCTTGGTGTTGCTAAGGGAAGAGGGAATAAGTTAAGACCGGGAGACTATTTAACAAGACAGGATATGTTTGTATTGACAAAAAGAGCATTAGAAATTGCTCAAGAGCCGCTTAGCAAAGCTGATACTGAAGTTATTACAAAATTTGCTGATGCAAATAAGGTTTCAGATTATGCTAAAAATAGCACTGCAATATTAATTGCTAATGTTTGA
- a CDS encoding ABC transporter substrate-binding protein codes for MVSTGAFKKVPVGIDSKKLGEVVLGMRKNLKALALALTVCFVLSTVLVSMFVPGFSAQSKAKRTAPGFDPSIDVSKPVKIVGYLLGDAPAEFPNVMKELNKKLQKDINATMEINYIGWGDLNYKYPLILASGEDVDWIYAANWCFYFQEAAKGAFKELTMSMIKKYMPRHYKATPSAAWQEAKVKGKIYMIPTATPDRKADVVIIRGDLRQKYKLPPIKKYNDIEPYLAAIKKNEKTMMPMNLDNQYDLNSVMWRLLVEKTDYLEDVARVSTGGTGLFTTIYDTKPKVYYIMDKEILPAFKEAAKKVKSWYDKGYINRNAYANKVRSKDAFDQGKSAVAFGNSQDIQSNLANAKQKGWKVEVIPIFDKRGHRPADPYINNGVALVAKTKNAERTLMALDLIMEEKSYNYLVYFGIQGKNYIIKNNKIDLPKGVTAENNTYPPDAAGFWFTNKDQFLPLASWDDNYIALRNTIKKALVSSPLSSFSLDQTKVKTEIANLNSVMTQYYNPICLGMVKNVDQAFATLDKKLKAAGVDKVKAEALRQLTQYFKERNQ; via the coding sequence ATGGTATCAACAGGTGCTTTTAAAAAAGTGCCTGTTGGTATAGATTCAAAAAAACTTGGGGAGGTTGTATTAGGTATGAGGAAAAATTTGAAAGCCTTAGCACTTGCTTTGACAGTGTGTTTTGTTCTCTCAACAGTGTTAGTTTCGATGTTTGTCCCTGGATTTAGTGCACAGTCAAAAGCAAAAAGAACTGCCCCGGGATTTGACCCAAGTATTGATGTTTCAAAACCTGTTAAAATTGTTGGATATCTTTTGGGTGATGCACCAGCTGAGTTTCCAAATGTTATGAAAGAGCTTAACAAAAAGCTTCAAAAAGACATCAATGCTACAATGGAGATTAACTACATTGGCTGGGGCGATTTGAACTACAAATATCCTCTCATTTTGGCATCAGGCGAAGATGTTGACTGGATTTACGCAGCAAACTGGTGCTTCTATTTCCAAGAGGCAGCAAAGGGTGCTTTTAAAGAACTTACAATGAGCATGATTAAAAAATATATGCCAAGACACTACAAGGCAACACCTTCTGCTGCTTGGCAAGAGGCAAAAGTAAAAGGCAAGATTTATATGATTCCAACTGCAACACCTGACAGAAAAGCTGATGTTGTTATTATCAGAGGCGATTTGAGACAAAAATATAAGCTGCCACCAATCAAAAAATACAATGATATTGAACCATACCTTGCTGCAATAAAGAAAAATGAAAAAACAATGATGCCGATGAACTTGGACAACCAATATGACCTAAATTCTGTAATGTGGAGATTATTAGTAGAAAAGACAGACTACTTAGAAGATGTTGCAAGAGTTTCAACAGGTGGAACAGGTCTTTTCACAACCATATACGACACCAAACCAAAAGTTTACTATATAATGGACAAAGAAATACTTCCTGCTTTCAAAGAAGCAGCAAAAAAGGTAAAGTCATGGTATGACAAAGGATACATCAACAGAAATGCATATGCTAACAAAGTAAGAAGCAAAGACGCTTTTGACCAAGGAAAGTCTGCAGTTGCGTTTGGAAATAGCCAAGATATACAGTCTAATCTTGCAAATGCAAAGCAAAAGGGTTGGAAGGTTGAGGTTATCCCCATATTTGATAAGAGAGGCCACAGACCAGCAGACCCATACATCAACAATGGTGTTGCTCTGGTTGCAAAGACAAAAAATGCTGAAAGAACACTTATGGCACTTGACTTGATTATGGAAGAAAAGTCATATAACTATCTTGTTTACTTTGGCATTCAGGGTAAAAACTATATCATCAAAAATAACAAGATTGATTTGCCAAAAGGTGTTACAGCTGAAAATAACACATATCCCCCTGATGCGGCAGGATTCTGGTTTACAAACAAAGACCAGTTCTTACCACTTGCAAGCTGGGATGATAACTACATTGCTCTCAGAAATACAATCAAGAAGGCGCTTGTAAGCTCACCACTATCCTCATTCTCACTTGACCAGACAAAGGTCAAGACAGAGATTGCAAACCTTAACAGTGTTATGACCCAGTACTACAACCCAATCTGCTTAGGTATGGTAAAGAATGTAGACCAGGCATTTGCAACACTTGACAAGAAACTCAAGGCAGCAGGTGTTGACAAGGTAAAAGCTGAGGCACTGAGGCAGCTAACTCAGTACTTTAAGGAGAGGAACCAATAG